The following is a genomic window from Methylomarinum vadi.
AAGATCATCGTTTTTTGTCAAGCCAGGAAAATCAAGGTCGATTCCAGCCAGCTTCCAGCCGGCATTCAGGGATTGCTGAAATTGGCCAGGGCGGCGCCCCAGACAAAGACAGCCAAGCCTAAGCAGCGCCTGGTATTGATCGCAACAATTGGTAACCGCTTATTAAGTGCGATTACCGATGCTCGCGAATTGCTGATTTTCGTCGGCAATATGGTGTTGGCTGTTTATGCCCTGTTGCGGGGTAAGGCGAGATTTCGCGGTGTCGATTTGTGGTTGTGCATTCAAGAGGCCGGCCCGTCCGCATTGGGCATTGTCTCCTTGATCAGCTTGCTGGTGGGTATGATTCTGGCTTTTGTCGGCGCCGTGCAATTGGCCATGTTCGGCGCGCAAATCTATATTGCCGATCTGGTGGGGTTGGGAACGGTACGGGAAATGGGCGCGTTGATGACTGCGGTAATCGTCACCGGACGCACCGGGGCCGCCTATGCCGCCCAGTTGGGGGCGATGAACGTCAACGACGAAATCGATGCCTTGAAAACCATGGGAATTTCTCCGATGGAGTTCTTGATCATGCCGCGCATGTTGGCGTTGATTGTGATGATGCCGTTATTGTGTCTGTACGCCGATTTGATCGGCATGTTGGGTGGGGCATTGGTGACGGTCAGCGTTTTCGATGTGTCGTTGGTGCAGTATTATAACGAGACAGGACGGGCGGTCGATCTGACCGATTTTATCATCGGCTTATCGAAAAGCGTGGTGTTCGCGGTACTGATTGCGACGGCTGGCTGCATACGCGGATTGCAAAGCGGCCGTAGTGCATCCGCCGTCGGTGACGCGACCACGAAGGCGGTGGTCGACAGTATCGTATATATTGTCGTGGCCGATTCGGTGATCACATTATTGTGCAATCAGCTCGAGATATGAAAACACCCCATATCACCGTGCAACATTTGACCATGACCTATGGTGATTTCCTGGTGCAGAAAGATTTGAATTTCACCATTGATCGTGGTGATGTGTTCATCGTCATGGGGGGGAGCGGTTGCGGCAAAAGTACCTTGTTGAAACATCTGATCGGCCTGAAAAGCCCGGCGCAGGGCGATGTCTTTTATGACGGCCAAAGCTTCTGGCGGTCCGGCGATGCCGAGCGAGTGAGGATTTTGCAGCGTCTCGGCGTATCGTATCAGAGCGGGGCCTTGTTCAGCTCGATGACGCTGGCCGAAAACGTGGCCTTGCCGTTGACCGAATTCAGCGAGCTAAGTAAGGTCGAAATCGCCGACATAGTCGCATATAAATTGGCCCTGGTGGGCTTAGCGGGGTTCGAGGATTTTTATCCGTCCGAACTGAGCGGGGGAATGCAAAAGCGCGCCGGTTTGGCCAGGGCGATGGCGTTGGATCCGGAAATCCTGTTTTTTGATGAACCTTCCGCCGGGTTGGACCCGCTCAGCGCCAAAATGTTGGACGATTTGATTATCAATCTCAGCCAAACGTTGAAGACGACGATCGTCGTCATCACCCATGAACTCGACAGTATTTTCGCCATCGGTACCAACTCGGTTTTTCTCGATGCCGAATCGAAAACCATGCTGGCTACCGGGCATCCGCAAACGCTATTGAGGGAATCGAAAAACGCCAAAATCATTGAATTTTTGACCCGGGGTAAAGGACATGATAGTCATAAGCCGTCACAAGATAGGTATGGTTTATGAGTAAGCCCGTTAGTCCTCTGGCGATAGGCAGTTTTACCCTCGGCGCATTGGTATTGTTGGTTGCCGGAATGTTTGTTTTCGGCGGCGGCAGCTTGTTCAATGCCGATAAATTGCGTTACGTGGTGTTTTTCGATTCCTCGCTCAATGGTTTGGAAATAGGCGCGCCGGTGAAAATGCAGGGCGTCAAGATTGGCGAGGTGACCGATATTTCCTTATTGCTCGATCCGAAATCCGCCAAGATCTACAAACCGGTCGTCATCGATATCGATCCGAACAACCTGGCGGGACCGGATCTCCATATCCTGTCCGATATCGGCAAATATCGGGACAATTTAGTCTCATCGGGATTTAGGGCCCGCCTGGAAATACAGAGTCTATTGACCGGCTTGTTGTATGTCGATTTCGATCTTTATCCGGACAAGGCCCCGGTTTACGCCGGATTGAATTACCATAATTTGCCGGAACTGCCGGGAGTGCCCACGACCACCGATGAGATCCGTAACGTCGCCGAAGAGGTGATCGAGAAAATTCGCGATCTGCCGCTGGAACAAATGATCAAGGATCTCAGCGAAAGCTTAAGGGCGGTGAAAACATTATTGACGTCCGTGGACGTCAAGGAATCCAGCGCTATGTTGAAAAATACGCTGGCGGGCATGGATCAAACCCTCAAAACCCTGAATGCCAATTTGGACCGGTTGCTCAGGAATACCGACCGGACGTTAAATAACACCAATGATTTGGTTGTCAATGTTAACCGCGAGATCAAGCCGTTATTGGTAGCGGTCGAACAAGCGGTGACGACGGCCAATAGCGCTTTGCAGACAACGCAACAATCGATGGAAAATTTTGGCGCTACGGTGGGCCCCGATTCCGCCTTAAACGATACGTTGCGGTCATTGCAACGGGCCACGCGATCGATCAGGGATTTGAGCGACTATTTGCAGCGCCATCCGGAAGCCTTGTTATCCGGCAAGGAAGAATAAGACTTGGGAGAAGGTATGAAGGTAAAACGAATCGCCACAAGACTGTTGCCGCTTACCCTGAGCCTGGCAATGGCCGGCTGTGTCGGCGGAGCGACGTCGCCGCCATCGAACTTTTATTTATTGGAACCGATTGCGGGGGACAATCGGGCGTCTTCTGGCAAGCAGGCGCGTTTGTCCGTCGCGCTGCATCCGGTCAAGGTACCGGAATATCTCGACAGGCCCCAGATCGTTACGGCAACGGCCCCAAATGCCTATCAGTTGAGCGAATTCAACCGTTGGGCGGAAGCGCTGGATGTTAATATCACGCGGGTATTGGCGCAAAATTTAACGCTGTTGGTTCCGGCAGATGTATGGTCGAGTCGCTCTTCGCTTGATGCGAAACAAGCGGCCTTGCGGTTGCGCGTCGATATCCTCGAGTTTCATATCGACCCGAAAGGGCAAGCCAAACTGGTGGCGCAATGGCGAGTTAAAAAACACGGCCAGTTATTGTGGAACCGGCAAGTATCTTATCGCGCCGAGGCCTCTAAAACGGATTATCGCCGCATGGTCGCCGCCTTGAATGACTGTTTGAATCGCTTGAGCCGCGATATTGCCCAATCATTGTCCCGATTCGTTCCTTGACTCGAATAAGAAGGGTCAGAAGGTATATTCGACGCCTTCCCGGGCCATTTCGATCTGAAACGGGGCGTCGTGGTTTTCCTCCCGGAGTTGCTGAAATAACCGGTCCAGTTCCTGGTCGGTCCGGCCAGGTTCGTGGTGAGTGAAAAACAATTTGGCGGCATTCGCCTGCGCCGCCATGGTTAGGGCCGAGCGGTAGGTGCCGTGCCCCCAGCCCCGTTTACTAAGATATTCTTGATCGGTATAGGAAGAGTCGACGATCAGGGCATCGACGTTCGCCATCGCGGCGGCAACCTCCGCCAGTTTGGCATCGACATGGCTTTGGTATTCGTTATGGTCGGGTTCGTCCGGCTGGTAAATGTTGTAGGGCGGTTCGTAGTCGCCGGTAAAAAATAGCGAATGGCCGTCGCATTCCACCCGATAACCGAAATTCAGCACCGGGTGATTGAGTATCGTCGGCGTAATGCTGGCCGTGCCGGCAGTGACGGTCTTGCCGGGCAACAGCGTATGATAGCTCAGTTTGGTTTTCAGTTC
Proteins encoded in this region:
- a CDS encoding ABC transporter ATP-binding protein, translating into MKTPHITVQHLTMTYGDFLVQKDLNFTIDRGDVFIVMGGSGCGKSTLLKHLIGLKSPAQGDVFYDGQSFWRSGDAERVRILQRLGVSYQSGALFSSMTLAENVALPLTEFSELSKVEIADIVAYKLALVGLAGFEDFYPSELSGGMQKRAGLARAMALDPEILFFDEPSAGLDPLSAKMLDDLIINLSQTLKTTIVVITHELDSIFAIGTNSVFLDAESKTMLATGHPQTLLRESKNAKIIEFLTRGKGHDSHKPSQDRYGL
- a CDS encoding MlaD family protein is translated as MSKPVSPLAIGSFTLGALVLLVAGMFVFGGGSLFNADKLRYVVFFDSSLNGLEIGAPVKMQGVKIGEVTDISLLLDPKSAKIYKPVVIDIDPNNLAGPDLHILSDIGKYRDNLVSSGFRARLEIQSLLTGLLYVDFDLYPDKAPVYAGLNYHNLPELPGVPTTTDEIRNVAEEVIEKIRDLPLEQMIKDLSESLRAVKTLLTSVDVKESSAMLKNTLAGMDQTLKTLNANLDRLLRNTDRTLNNTNDLVVNVNREIKPLLVAVEQAVTTANSALQTTQQSMENFGATVGPDSALNDTLRSLQRATRSIRDLSDYLQRHPEALLSGKEE
- a CDS encoding MlaE family ABC transporter permease, which produces MMKNGAAKKRGLTGDVGFSDIDAETLAIRFSGSWVQGAQVEPVDRLLAELDKRTPRRMLLQADDLRQWDSRLPTYLLKIIVFCQARKIKVDSSQLPAGIQGLLKLARAAPQTKTAKPKQRLVLIATIGNRLLSAITDARELLIFVGNMVLAVYALLRGKARFRGVDLWLCIQEAGPSALGIVSLISLLVGMILAFVGAVQLAMFGAQIYIADLVGLGTVREMGALMTAVIVTGRTGAAYAAQLGAMNVNDEIDALKTMGISPMEFLIMPRMLALIVMMPLLCLYADLIGMLGGALVTVSVFDVSLVQYYNETGRAVDLTDFIIGLSKSVVFAVLIATAGCIRGLQSGRSASAVGDATTKAVVDSIVYIVVADSVITLLCNQLEI
- a CDS encoding PqiC family protein; the encoded protein is MKVKRIATRLLPLTLSLAMAGCVGGATSPPSNFYLLEPIAGDNRASSGKQARLSVALHPVKVPEYLDRPQIVTATAPNAYQLSEFNRWAEALDVNITRVLAQNLTLLVPADVWSSRSSLDAKQAALRLRVDILEFHIDPKGQAKLVAQWRVKKHGQLLWNRQVSYRAEASKTDYRRMVAALNDCLNRLSRDIAQSLSRFVP
- a CDS encoding MBL fold metallo-hydrolase → MKVTFRGVRGSIPTPGPSTLKYGGNTTCIEIRTAVDDLIILDAGTGIHALAQRLDPKLPIQAHIFITHTHWDHIQGLPFFTPIFRPGNQIDIYGGLDPVTGEGIERCMKVQLQYSFFPIREAELKTKLSYHTLLPGKTVTAGTASITPTILNHPVLNFGYRVECDGHSLFFTGDYEPPYNIYQPDEPDHNEYQSHVDAKLAEVAAAMANVDALIVDSSYTDQEYLSKRGWGHGTYRSALTMAAQANAAKLFFTHHEPGRTDQELDRLFQQLREENHDAPFQIEMAREGVEYTF